One window from the genome of Micromonospora aurantiaca ATCC 27029 encodes:
- a CDS encoding adenylate kinase family protein codes for MAGRRTCRDCGRTWHTESAAPTRPNICDHCGGEPVQRHDDTLERITAGLQSYRPAAATTLNHYSSLGKLFSVDATLTPEGITTKAVA; via the coding sequence CTGGCCGGCCGCCGCACCTGCCGCGACTGCGGCCGAACCTGGCACACCGAGAGCGCCGCCCCCACACGCCCCAACATCTGCGACCACTGCGGAGGCGAACCGGTCCAACGCCACGACGACACCCTCGAACGCATCACCGCAGGCCTGCAGTCCTACCGACCCGCTGCGGCAACTACCCTCAACCACTACAGCTCTCTAGGCAAGCTGTTCTCCGTCGACGCCACCCTCACACCAGAGGGGATCACTACCAAGGCAGTCGCATGA
- a CDS encoding McrC family protein, translating into MEATKLVDTSLTLDGRLLLRSGSMVGAARIIGGDEHVDLHVRPKIGIARLLWLLGYARDPRGWRTEPVGLTPEHDLVPAMAVAFATATYQALAPGLLQGYRTVEEALPLVRGRLREADQLRTRPGLALPVEVRYDDYDTDIPENQILLSAVRRLHRLPGVPPATCNALHRIAAALADVTPLTAGAPIPEASSNRFNNRYQPALRLARLILAGESIEHSHGSTLAAGFVFDLNTVFEDWLTTALRHAVETRYGGTVTGQHQMHLDRDRRLPLVRPDITWWHGRQCLAVIDAKYKAPGNTPPRDDIYQLLAYCTTLNLPRGHLVYASAGAESVTYQLTGSGVHIVVHRVDLAAPVTHLHEQIEKVAEAITSVEVASGVSATPTAGPDAAVKDGGYPS; encoded by the coding sequence ATGGAAGCCACCAAGCTCGTTGACACCTCACTCACCCTCGACGGGCGGCTGTTGCTGCGCTCCGGCTCCATGGTCGGCGCGGCCCGCATCATCGGCGGCGATGAACACGTCGATTTGCACGTACGGCCGAAGATCGGAATCGCTCGGCTGCTGTGGCTGCTCGGCTACGCCCGCGACCCTCGAGGCTGGCGCACCGAGCCCGTCGGCCTGACCCCCGAACACGACCTCGTGCCAGCGATGGCAGTCGCCTTCGCCACCGCCACCTACCAGGCACTAGCCCCAGGCCTGTTGCAGGGATACCGGACCGTCGAGGAGGCCTTGCCGCTGGTGCGCGGCCGACTCCGCGAGGCAGACCAACTGAGAACTCGGCCGGGACTGGCCCTACCCGTCGAGGTGCGCTACGACGACTACGACACGGACATACCAGAAAACCAGATCCTGCTGTCGGCCGTACGCCGCCTGCACCGCCTACCCGGCGTCCCCCCGGCCACCTGCAACGCCCTGCACCGCATCGCGGCCGCACTCGCCGACGTCACCCCCCTCACGGCGGGCGCCCCCATACCCGAAGCCTCGTCCAACCGGTTCAACAACCGCTACCAACCGGCGCTGCGGCTCGCCCGGCTGATCCTTGCTGGCGAAAGCATCGAACACTCCCACGGCTCAACCCTCGCCGCCGGCTTCGTTTTCGACCTCAACACCGTCTTCGAAGACTGGTTGACCACAGCCCTACGACATGCCGTCGAGACACGCTACGGCGGAACCGTCACCGGCCAACACCAGATGCACCTCGACCGTGACCGCCGGCTGCCCCTGGTGCGGCCAGACATCACCTGGTGGCATGGGCGCCAGTGCCTGGCCGTCATCGACGCCAAATACAAGGCACCCGGCAACACCCCACCCCGCGACGACATCTACCAATTGCTCGCCTACTGCACCACGCTCAACCTGCCCCGCGGCCACCTCGTCTACGCATCGGCAGGAGCCGAATCGGTGACCTACCAGCTCACGGGAAGCGGCGTGCACATCGTCGTGCACAGGGTCGACCTGGCGGCCCCTGTCACGCACCTGCACGAGCAGATCGAGAAGGTTGCCGAAGCAATCACAAGCGTCGAGGTCGCAAGCGGCGTCTCAGCGACCCCAACGGCAGGTCCGGATGCGGCAGTCAAGGACGGCGGATACCCATCATGA
- a CDS encoding McrB family protein — MNEDAVYAAARRVIDAGLAGDGSAFTPGRAVWTAEAADQLYTGFVRQPDAGRGSFVRKLQGQLAAAPPTAVQLMGELIYLHLLLPRDIGGAAKRAVIHGALSLLPEPVEVPADLDAVLDAGVVRAGAAYMTQRDRQIAWLVRLVQAWKQLPADRQQAALRDPWAFKDVLDSIPINSAYSQRNVLLNLAFPDTFPPVASRRHKKLIVAAFADELSHPSGDIDRDLAELRTVLSEKAGTLVHFYQPPWVDRWRQQTAPAGDGKGPRGWLVRGAKVHGHNLIGQWLTEGFCSIAYPGLPELTPGLSKAELDQQLRESLPDFSPSQRGLHVGVLDRFLNRMSEGDIVVTVDGPKVYVGTITGPATWVNTRDDLSNRRRKVAWANPDAPFTRNELSAEARSKLSGQLTVTDLGAYVAEFAALAEVDDQPREEDADDQLEVAEVELPEPTADLADELLIDREWLSETVDLLREKKQIVLYGPPGTGKTYLAQALAQFLTGQADNAYRLVQFHPSYSYEDFFEGFRPRAAADGGVGFALEPGPFKQLVADAKDDPSQAYILIIDEINRANLAKVFGELYFLLEYRNRNIQLQYSPTEDFELPPNVYLIGTMNTADRSIALVDAAMRRRFYFQPLFPGKPPLDGLLRKWLKKHNLPADRADLLDELNRAIGDRDAAVGPSYLMTTQAASEKGLARIWKNAIMPLLEERHLGDGTDINLRYGLDALRKRLKQAAVPTPVHLPRQHAGDTAQ; from the coding sequence GTGAACGAGGATGCTGTCTACGCCGCCGCCCGCAGGGTGATTGACGCCGGTCTCGCCGGTGACGGGTCGGCCTTCACGCCTGGCCGGGCTGTGTGGACAGCCGAGGCAGCGGATCAGCTGTACACCGGGTTTGTCCGGCAGCCTGACGCGGGCAGGGGCAGCTTCGTCAGGAAGCTACAGGGGCAGCTTGCCGCAGCACCGCCCACGGCGGTACAGCTCATGGGCGAGCTGATCTACCTGCATCTGCTGCTGCCACGCGACATCGGCGGCGCGGCGAAACGTGCCGTGATCCATGGGGCGCTGTCGTTGCTGCCCGAGCCGGTCGAGGTCCCCGCAGACCTTGACGCGGTTCTCGATGCCGGCGTCGTGCGGGCCGGCGCGGCATACATGACGCAGCGGGACCGGCAGATCGCGTGGCTCGTGCGGCTCGTGCAGGCGTGGAAGCAGCTGCCGGCCGACCGTCAGCAGGCGGCCCTACGCGACCCGTGGGCCTTCAAGGACGTCTTGGACAGCATTCCAATCAACAGCGCCTACAGCCAACGCAACGTCCTGCTGAACCTCGCGTTTCCCGACACCTTCCCGCCGGTCGCCTCCCGGCGGCACAAGAAGCTCATCGTGGCCGCGTTCGCTGACGAGCTGTCCCACCCGAGCGGCGACATCGATCGAGACCTGGCGGAGCTGCGGACGGTGCTGTCGGAGAAGGCTGGCACGCTGGTCCACTTCTACCAGCCGCCCTGGGTTGACCGGTGGCGGCAGCAGACCGCGCCGGCTGGCGACGGCAAGGGACCGCGGGGATGGCTGGTACGAGGCGCGAAGGTGCACGGACACAACCTGATCGGCCAATGGCTCACCGAAGGGTTCTGCTCCATCGCGTATCCCGGGCTGCCAGAACTGACGCCCGGCCTGTCGAAGGCGGAACTGGACCAGCAGCTACGCGAGTCGCTGCCGGACTTCTCACCGTCCCAGCGGGGTCTGCACGTGGGGGTGCTCGATCGGTTCCTCAACCGGATGAGCGAGGGCGACATCGTCGTCACCGTCGACGGGCCCAAGGTGTATGTCGGCACCATCACCGGCCCCGCCACCTGGGTGAACACGCGCGACGACCTGTCGAACCGTCGACGAAAGGTTGCCTGGGCGAATCCCGACGCGCCATTCACCCGAAACGAGCTGTCCGCCGAGGCGCGGAGCAAACTGTCCGGTCAGCTCACCGTGACGGACCTCGGCGCCTACGTCGCCGAGTTCGCGGCCCTCGCCGAAGTGGACGACCAGCCGAGGGAGGAGGATGCCGACGATCAGCTCGAGGTGGCCGAGGTGGAGTTGCCCGAGCCGACCGCCGACCTGGCCGACGAGCTGCTGATTGATCGGGAGTGGCTCAGCGAGACGGTCGACCTGCTGCGGGAGAAGAAGCAGATCGTGCTGTACGGCCCGCCCGGCACCGGCAAAACCTATCTGGCCCAGGCGCTGGCCCAGTTCCTCACCGGGCAGGCCGACAACGCCTACCGGCTCGTCCAGTTCCACCCCTCGTACTCATACGAGGACTTCTTCGAAGGCTTCCGCCCCCGGGCCGCCGCCGACGGCGGGGTTGGCTTCGCACTCGAGCCCGGGCCCTTCAAACAACTCGTTGCGGACGCGAAGGACGACCCGTCCCAGGCCTACATCCTCATCATCGACGAGATCAACCGGGCCAACCTCGCCAAGGTCTTCGGGGAGCTCTACTTCCTGCTCGAGTACCGCAACCGCAACATCCAACTTCAGTACTCACCCACCGAAGACTTCGAACTCCCACCGAATGTCTACCTGATCGGCACCATGAACACTGCCGACCGGTCCATCGCCCTCGTGGACGCCGCCATGCGCCGCCGGTTCTACTTCCAGCCGCTGTTCCCCGGCAAGCCACCCCTCGACGGGCTGCTCCGCAAGTGGCTGAAGAAGCACAACCTCCCCGCCGACCGCGCGGACCTACTCGACGAGCTCAACCGCGCCATCGGGGACCGTGACGCCGCCGTCGGCCCGTCCTACCTGATGACAACCCAGGCCGCCAGCGAGAAAGGGCTGGCGAGGATCTGGAAGAACGCCATCATGCCCCTGCTCGAGGAACGCCACCTCGGCGACGGAACCGACATCAACCTCCGCTACGGCCTGGACGCACTCCGCAAACGCCTCAAGCAGGCCGCCGTTCCCACCCCCGTGCATCTGCCCCGCCAACACGCCGGAGACACAGCACAGTGA
- a CDS encoding immunity 8 family protein produces the protein MRAEVRQVRFPDLETGQPFDRVNTVQLAEVYVGVVGEPGEEHYQVTACTPAALVDLLAKQSFLLGRHWLFVAEFSPATVEAALRKLIGNIEASSRVELAQKVGRIGLWEFEDYCG, from the coding sequence ATGCGTGCGGAAGTGCGGCAGGTCCGGTTCCCGGACCTCGAAACTGGCCAGCCCTTCGATCGCGTCAACACCGTGCAGCTCGCCGAGGTGTATGTCGGTGTCGTCGGCGAGCCAGGCGAGGAGCATTACCAGGTCACTGCGTGCACGCCTGCCGCCCTGGTCGACCTGTTGGCCAAGCAATCCTTCCTGCTGGGGCGGCACTGGCTGTTCGTGGCAGAGTTCTCGCCGGCGACGGTCGAGGCAGCCTTGCGCAAGCTGATCGGGAACATCGAGGCGTCCAGCCGCGTCGAGCTCGCTCAGAAGGTCGGTCGGATTGGCCTGTGGGAGTTCGAGGACTACTGCGGCTGA